Within the Bacillota bacterium genome, the region CCTGAAACTTGTGGCGTTATTCAGGAAATACCCTGACCTGCCGCGCGTCCCTGAGGACTGCGAAAGCGTCAGGGTTTTTTTTGGAATATTTCTTGCTCCTCTTTCCTGTCTGGAGGAAGCAGATTATCTAGACCAGGAGATTCCCCGGCAGGACCTTGAAAAAATCGTACGTGGCTTGCAAGCGGAGCTTCCTGCCCTAACTTCTTTTGAGCGGGTTTCCCGTTTGCGGGCGAAGGGGGCGCGCGTTGTTGTCTGCAATCACTTCATTACTGATTGGGACGCGGGTGATGTCGAGACGTTACTCAATCAGGATCTCTGTTTCAGGAGCAGTTCCCTTTATAATTATACACCTCGCACGAAAATCAGAGAATCTTTAGAGGGTACCGGGGAAAAAAGCATGTTCCCGCTGGCGGCAGGGCTGTTATTGCCCGTCGCATTCCACGGTGCGGCTAATGTACTGGATTTTTTGGAAAGCTGCCTGGAGGAGTTCTGCGGAATGTTGCCCGGATTTTCAGAGGGTGTTATTGCTGTGATTGAGAAAATGCTCAGGAGAAAGGGAATCTTGGGAGTTGTACCTCTTGTTCCTTCGTACCTGGCGGAATCCCTCCTGGAAAATCTCGTAGCAAATCTAAAAATTGTTGTGGCGGCATCGAAAGGTATGTCTGGCAGCAGCATTGCTCAGCTCACAGGGAATTGAGAATACGAAATGGGGAGAGCCTATGTTCGGCAATTTCTACCTTTTGTACCAGCCCATTTTTTGTCTCCGGGATCTTTCTCGCGTCGTAGGATACGAGGCATTGATCCGTCATCCTGTGGGGTGGTCACCCGGTGACCTCTTCCGGGAAGCCCGACTGAGGGGGGCGATCCCTTTTTGGGAGCTGCGAATTCTGGAACGTGCAGCAGGAGAAGCTTTAAGCCATGTTCCAGAAATGCTTTTCTTCAATATTTCGCCAGAAGCATTTTTAGATCTTACATTCCCGGTAAAAGCAGTTCACCTTCTCGAAAAAAAGGGCATTGCTCCTGCCAGGGTTTGCGTTGAAGTCTCGGAACAGAACCTTTATAAGCCGGAAGATTTTGAAAAAACACTTGATTTCTGGATTGCTTGCGGGTTTTTTACTGCACTGGACGATCTGGGTACAAAAGGGGCAAATTTAGACTTAGTTTTGAAGACAAAACTGGACTACGTTAAAGTAAACCGCGCATTGATCAGTGGAATCGCACGAAATAAGCATATGCAGGGGTTGATTGTCGGGATCGTAGAAATGCTCTTAGGAAACGGTGTTTTCCCTATTTTGGAGGGGTTGGAGAAAGAAGATGATTTAAAGTGGCTGCAGGAAAAAGGTTGGGATATCGGGGTGCAGGGGTTCATCCTGGCGTGCCCTGCAGTATTACCGGAGTATTCCGGCATAGAATGACTCCCGACTTAATAAGGACATCAGTTTTCCCGGTAAGGAGGGGAGTAAGATGCTGAGATGTTTTAAGTTCTTTCTGCTGGTATTGGCCCTGCTCTTTCTCTTCGCGGCTCCGGTTTTAGCCGGCGAGGTAGATGTTTATCTTTGCGGTAACCGGGTGGAACCTTCCGAACAGGGGATAATTTTTGATCGGGAAATGGCACGGGTAATGGTGCCGTTATCTTTTTTTTCTCAAACGTTCGGGGCGAAGGTCTCCTGGACGGACAGGTCTCAGGAAGTGATCGTCAATGATGGGGATGTAACTGTTCGAATGTACGTGGGCCGGCACACAGCGTTTCTTGAAGAGGAAGGCTTGACGCGAACCTTTTCGCTTGGGGCCCCGGCGGTTTTTTTAAAAGGCGAGGTGTTTGTCCCCCTGCGTTTCGTTGCGGAAGCGCTCGGGTATCGTGTTTCGTGGGACGCCGAAAGCCGAACGGCTAACATTGTCCCTGATCTTTTAGCCCTTTCAGGAGACGCAAAAGTTCTTGACGCCGGGGAGCCCGCGGTTTATGCGAACGGTAGCTACTACGGTTTTTCTCTGGCCGAA harbors:
- a CDS encoding EAL domain-containing protein — encoded protein: MFGNFYLLYQPIFCLRDLSRVVGYEALIRHPVGWSPGDLFREARLRGAIPFWELRILERAAGEALSHVPEMLFFNISPEAFLDLTFPVKAVHLLEKKGIAPARVCVEVSEQNLYKPEDFEKTLDFWIACGFFTALDDLGTKGANLDLVLKTKLDYVKVNRALISGIARNKHMQGLIVGIVEMLLGNGVFPILEGLEKEDDLKWLQEKGWDIGVQGFILACPAVLPEYSGIE